In the Candidatus Cloacimonadota bacterium genome, ATGATGGGGTTTACGATGATGCTCAAATCCAGCGCCACATCCACCATCTTTTGCTGGATAACCCCGTCCTGACTTCGGCTTGCCTGGCTTATTTTGAACCAAATTCATCACATGCCACCACTTTCACCCTGAAAGAACAAAGAATTAATGCTAATCAAAGCGTGAGCGACGATTTTTTGTTCAAAGATTGGTACCAGATTCCATGGCTGACGGGACGACCATACTGGAGCGATCCATGGTATGACGGCGAAGGAACAAAAACCATTGTTTGTTCCTACAGTATCCAACTGACCAAAAAGGGAAAAAACCTTGGTATTATCAGGTTGGATCTGCCCTTGGCAAACCTGCGCAGAATTGTTGTTAAAATGCGGGTCAAGGAAAGCGGGACGGCTTTTTTGGTGGGCTCAAACGGCATGATTATGGCCCATCCCCGCGACAGCCTGGCAATGAACTATACAGTCTTCGACCTGGTTAACCTCACCCCCACAAAAGAGATGAGGGAAGTGGCAAAACGAGTGGTGAGAGGAGAGCAAGGTTTTGAGCGTGGCCGAGACCTGGGAAACATTGACGACAGTTGGATTGCGTTTCATCCCCTGCCCTCAAATAGTTGGTCACTGGTGGCGATGGTTCCTCATCGCGAGGTTTTCGCGCATTTGCGCTATCTAAGCATCATTCTTTCTCTGGCAGTCCTGTTTGGGTTTTTGGTTTTGGCGTTCATGCTCTGGTTCAGGGTCCAAACGTTGAATGAGCCACTCATGGATTTGGTGGAGGGAATCAAACTGGCAGGCGCGGGAGACCTGAGCCCATCGCCACCGATTGAGTCAGAATCCTATGAAGTCCAAGTGATTGCTGAAAACTTTGAAGCGATGAAGAGTTCACTAAGCACGCATATTGAAAACCTGAAAGAACTGACCCAGGAAAAGAATCGCATCAGCGCAGAACTGGCTTTTGCCTCCAACGTTCAAAGAAGCCTGATCCCAAACGGTAACACCAGCAAGCCCCCCAACCTTGATGTTTATGGACTTCTGGAGCCAGCCGGCATGGTAGGAGGTGACCTTTTTGACTATTTCATGGTTGATAATCGACGCTTCCTTTTTGCAATCGCGGACGTTGTGGGCAAGGGTGTAGGCGCCGCGATGACCATGACCATGGCCACCACACTTCTGCGCAACATCGCGCCCAACCATGAAAAACCGCAAACGATTTTGAGCGAATTGAACACCTTTTTCATGAGCCACAAGTTGGAAGCTGGCTATTTGACCATGGCGTTGGGAATTATCGATCTTGTTAGCGGAGTTTGCGTATTTTCAAACGCGGGACACCTGCCACTATAT is a window encoding:
- a CDS encoding SpoIIE family protein phosphatase — protein: MKMKKKTQRLSSQLIGQLLLFMAVLFVSLLFVILRMLFDVERTNQEESISNLVESNVQIIDRNLSGIISLAKNLQSVVNDGVYDDAQIQRHIHHLLLDNPVLTSACLAYFEPNSSHATTFTLKEQRINANQSVSDDFLFKDWYQIPWLTGRPYWSDPWYDGEGTKTIVCSYSIQLTKKGKNLGIIRLDLPLANLRRIVVKMRVKESGTAFLVGSNGMIMAHPRDSLAMNYTVFDLVNLTPTKEMREVAKRVVRGEQGFERGRDLGNIDDSWIAFHPLPSNSWSLVAMVPHREVFAHLRYLSIILSLAVLFGFLVLAFMLWFRVQTLNEPLMDLVEGIKLAGAGDLSPSPPIESESYEVQVIAENFEAMKSSLSTHIENLKELTQEKNRISAELAFASNVQRSLIPNGNTSKPPNLDVYGLLEPAGMVGGDLFDYFMVDNRRFLFAIADVVGKGVGAAMTMTMATTLLRNIAPNHEKPQTILSELNTFFMSHKLEAGYLTMALGIIDLVSGVCVFSNAGHLPLYILGNDGQIHKHERTHSTALGFFENIKIKSEEFTLTAGDKILLVTDGVTEATNPNEHLFGTQGLERTLAQLKGVSAEKTTNAILEAVLDFADPEKGRDDITILAIEYLGNLQES